Within the Channa argus isolate prfri chromosome 12, Channa argus male v1.0, whole genome shotgun sequence genome, the region TAGCAACAGTAACAGTGTGTAGTAGCCTGTGTAGTTTTTATGTTACTTATGTTgaaatgatgattttttttttctgttagtttttttttaacagcctAATTTGAGGACAACAAATCCaaattttatcttttaaagatAAAGGTCATAGCTACATTCAGAGAATGTTTTTGGAGGAGGTGAACTAGCCTTGGTTCATCTGCTGCAAAGACGTACAGTTTATAGGCGTGTCAGAACCATCAGAGAACTTCTCCGAAGTTAAGACATTTTCACAGAACTTCTCTGAAGTTAGGACATTTTCAGAGAACTTGTCTCCTTTGAGTGGATAAACCAGCTTTAGGTTCTTTGGGAGTGAAGATTGATTGGTTCTCACAACGTTAATGAGTCATACATGCTTTCCTTAGTAACCCAATAATAGGTGAGGGTGTTGTCTGAATCTATATTATTAAAACGCTAAAGCATGCAGTCAGGTGTTTCTCAAATGTCTTTCAGTCTCACATGtctcttgtgtgtgtggtgaaagGTCGTAGCTACATatagtttttcttctttgcctTTGGAGTTGTCAGTTTCAAACTAGAGCAAGTTTGACCCCAGGGAAAAAGCAGCTGTCCCTAAATCCAGCAAGCTGTATCCTGACTTAGAAATCAGAAAATGCTGATTGATCTGTgataaaaatgtggaaaataccTGAGGCACTTTTACTCAATTACTGTGCTCAACCACAGTTTTGTAGaagttattcaatttattaattaatttttttttttttttttttttacttcaacgACTATAGTCAATAGTTACACAATGCTTTAGTCATTTTGCACACACCTTATGGTTAAAGTAACTCCCAGCTTATTTTGGTTATCATAAACTACGAACGCTGCTTTTCTGCCAGAGATCATACTCTGGCAGAAAAGCAGCGTGTAGACAGGGTCATAGATGGTACTTCCACTAAACAGACTTTTCGCATATTGGAATAACTGTTGAAGGCGAAAGGGGTAAAATTATGTAGTGTTTCAGATTGTCTAGAGCAAggatctgttttcactttattaaaCTAGAATGAGTCCAGTATGACTTCTCGGTCCATGCTGAGCCTTCGACGAATCAGTTTTCTGCTGGTAATATCCCTGTTCTTGTATGTTTCGTATCTGTCggttttatttctactttttcttctgtctgtcttgCAGTTCTGGCAGTTTGGGGAGTGGGTGGATGTAGTGATTGATGACCGGCTGCCAGTGAAGGATGGGAAGCTGCTGTTTGTCCACTCTGCAGAGGGAACTGAATTCTGGAGCGCACTCCTGGAAAAGGCCTACGCCAAGTAAGACTGGCAGACAGTCGTCGTGTGATGTTAGAGCTGCATGTCCTACTTTTAATGACTCATACACTAGGAAAATCCACAACAATATAAACACGATATAAAATTAGTGCTTAAGTCTCAACTACAGTATGTCAGAGCAAGTCACAAGATCACAAGTTCAGGCTAACTGAATACTAGATGGCTTTTAGTATCAGGAGGAAGAAATGAGCATTGGGAATAAGATGAAGAAATACTTGATGGTCTTAAAAAGTAGCAGATCCCTACACCATCTGTTCCAGTGGACAGCTGTGGTCCCAGGTTGTGAATGTATGAAGTTATGAACGTGAAGCAGAGCATTGTTGTAGTGAGGTcactgagggggggggggagatgcAGCTGAGCTGTGACGGAGCATAGGGGCTGTAAAAGAGTGTAATGTACACTTTAATCTTTACCACACTTGAACTATTGTATTTGGGTACATGTCAATATCTGGCTGTGTTAAGTGTCTCATTGTACAGAGAATGCAGCAGACTCTTTGAATCAATTTCCCCAACAAGAGTTTATAGATCAACACAAATTGTTGTTAATTCTATGTTGGTACACAGACGTGTTTTAAAAACATCCGTACCCACATAAGTCTTGTTGACCTAAagaaatatgcatatttaatatgtaaaaattgAAGTATAAGCTTCACCACGTGCACCAACGTTGGATGGCCTTCCttatagacaaaacaaaataattctCTCATGAGTTTTATCTCTGTTACAGCTTCCTACCTCACATCTCTCCTAACATCATGAAGactatttcttttcattaatgCTCATTAACATTTGGTTGTGTCTTAGGTTGAACGGCTGTTATGAAGCTCTGTCAGGGGGCAGCACATCAGAGGGCTTCGAGGACTTTACAGGTGGCGTGACTGAGATGTACGAACTGCAAAAAGCCCCCTCTGACCTGTACAGCATCATCAGGAGGGCCATAGACAGGGGATCCCTGCTGGGCTGCTCCATAGATGTCAGTACAGCAACGTTCATGCATGTTTTGACCTAAGCAAAAGGGAAATGGAAACTGATTTAAGGCAAATGTCTGACATACAAATTTACTATTTAGGTTGCTTTGGTTTTGTGAGGATTAAACAAGAGACATATAGCATTAGCTAGTGAGCTTTGAGGGTGCTGGTGGTGGATTTTGTTGTCTGAATAGAAACAGGCAAGCAGTTTTATCCCATGGTAAACCTTACATTTACTGCAAACAATATGTCAACTCCTGCCAAGAAAAGCCAAAACTTTCTAATACCAAAATGTTTATTACTTTTTGAGCTTGATAGATCTGTTTTCAGAGAGATTACAAGTGActgatgtaaaaataattagagCAATCAATCTTCTCAGTTTTCATAGCCTCTAGAcggtttttactttaaaaatagaTTATTCTCTGTAGCTGAAGTCAGCCTTTTTCAGTCTCCTTGCTCCTCAGAGCTATACACTTTTTTATTAGGCATGTTTTAGGACCTCACACTTCAAATATTAATCCTAGGGTGCATTTGATTTGTAATGGAcacattattttgtaaatgtaggaAATTTTGATAAAAATGCATTCATTATGAAATAATTTGACAATAAAATGGTACAGTAAGTTGCaatgctaattaaaaaaagattagacAAGGTTAGTATTACTTACATTCTTTATTCAAACTTTAACCTCTTCCTAGGGGATACGTTAGAGTTGGCTGTAGATCAGTAGCTCTTAAATTTTATGTGTCAAGCTGGGAAGTAGTAGACATACTGTATTACTGTTTCCAGAAAGGCTCTTTGCTTGTAGCACTCAGGGTGGGTGAGGGGAGGTGAGGTTTGGACACTAAATGGAGCAGTTtgagtgaatgtgtttttacacaactGTTCTGTGAGGACACCAGGAGAGGGCAGCAAAGACTGGGAAACTTGTAGATAACTGTTTGGAGCGAGCAGACATTCAATGTATGAATCACTAAATGTGAATTTGAGTGAGGTAGGAGTCATTGAACTCCGTCAGGTTGAAGGGCATTTCTGTGATCAGAATGCCTCCCTGTGCTGCTCTGTTTGTGCAGGAAGAACGTACACATTGTCTCATGTGGCATGAGAGTTAAATATCACAGGTTATATTTTGCAGAAACTAAGAACTGGCAAAAACAGAAGTATGGAAATAGTAAAATTTGGATTTTggtgaagaaaaaaagtctaaaaggAGCTTGGTTTGTTCTCTAAAATCAAAAAActataatgtatgtttttgcagtttgtatGTTTTAGATTCGTCcaataaagtaaaatcaaagcaaaatgatgatatacagtaaaagtcaaattttcttttcaacatgctaaaaatacaattaagtAGAATGAATACTAATACTGTAGTGGATTGTGTACAGCTctcaacaatttttaaatttcattatgTTTGCAGCTAGCATCCCTATGCTGACATCTGTGTTTAAATGAGCTAAAACATAATGATAGTGACATCATAACGTTAACTGACACAGTGACTGAGACTCTTTGCCGGGTTACTTTTATGAAATGGTGCTGCAGACGTCTTTGACCCCTGTTTTATTCTGTTGCAATCTCTTGTCTCATCACCAGATCACCAGCTCAACAGACATGGAGGCCGTCACCTTCAAGAAGCTGGTGAAGGGACATGCCTACTCTGTGACCGGTGTGGAGGAGGTGAGTACTTAGCAAGGACTGAGGCTAGAAGGCATAAGAGTGAAAGCGCTTTTCTCAAACCTTAAAGAtactaatatgaaaaaaaagattcaagAGAGCTACAACATGAATCAAATATAACTTGGTTCACTTGAAGAACTAAAGCTACACATAATctattttctcttcctttttccttAAAATGTCAATGACTTTAAGTTGGCTCATGCTACATGGTACATAAGTTAGAGTGTTTGTCTGATTTCTGCAACCACATCCAGTGTGTCTCTGGATGCACTTTAGCTccgttttgtgtgtctgtgctgatcTAAAAGTTAACCAGCTGATTCTAAAGTCAACTAAAGAGAACAAAAAGTAGATAAAACAGATCAGAGTTGTAAAAGGCCCTGTATTATTGTTGACACTGCAATATGTGCCCAAGCCTGCCTTATGTCTAGAGCGTCCTGTATATGCAGCAGCAAGTACAGCAAGCTTAATAAGGCGCCACATGATTGTAATTTTCACTTATGgcaaaacagaaaggaaaatacGCAGCCCTAGAGTTATAGTTTAAACTCTTACTTTTGTAGTTGATTCCAGGCTACAGTACAAATCTTACATTTTTTGATGTAAAGCATAAACTTTGCATTTTGTCCTGGTGTTCACACTGAGCCATAGAGAACTGTTTTTTAACCTTCATAAGCAATTAAATAGTCATATAATGAATGAAGACCAGCTCacatcaaaatgaaatgtaGTGCTAAAATGTACTTTCTGATTATTATGATTGGAAAATAAGTGGTAAAGTAGTTTTATTGTAACACTTCATTTCAGGGTGAAGTACCATGACATGACTGTGTGTACAGAACAAGAACatcatgtgttgtttgtttgccCTTAGGTGACGTACAGAGGAAGCAAAACCAAGCTGGTGCGCATCAGGAACCCCTGGGGCGAAGTGGAGTGGACAGGAGCCTGGAGTGACAAGtaagattttatttaacacCGACTAAACTCCAACAGTGGTGTTAAATAATAACCTAAACTGGATAAAACACACTGTTCTCAACTTATGACTTTacaattgtttatttacatCAAATGAGTTTTTGGTCCTCTTTAAATCTTCATAAGATTTAAAGTCGCTCTGACCCCTAAAGAGCTTCTGAAGAAGAAACGATAAGGAAAGGGGCTTAGGTTGTCCAGGTGTCCTCACTGTTAGGTAGAAGAGTCAAAGTGGAGACATGGGGAAGATTTTATTATATCATGTAACTGCTGTTAGGAAAGTAACACAGTTTTTCACTGTAGTGTATCACAGTCCATTTGAGCAACACAAACATGGTCATAACTTTAATTATTCTGGAGGTTTCTGTAAGTCTGAATTGGCCAACATTGACTATTTTGCTAAAGGTAAACTAATGTGTGATTTTACAGTATACATAATGTGCATTAACTCACATCTTGTAGTTTAGGTGTATAGTAAGATTTCCATGTTTAATggtagaaaatgaaaaaacttaATTTAGCTAATGTTTTCAGAATGATTTACATCGAGTGTAATTGACTTAAGATGGAAAACCAAATAGTGTCTAATTGGATCAAGACCAAATGGCCGCATTAAATGAAAGTGCTGAGCTTATcagttataaaacaataaatgtagtCTGTTGTTAATGTTAGGAGAAAGCTTTGCTAGTCTAGTGTTGGTATTGGAAAATGGTGTGCAAACCATAATTCACTCATtcacctcaataataaaaaaggaaatgtatgtTTGTTATCAGTGTATGGGTTTAAATATAGAtgcaatatataaaatatgaaataggTATGTAGACTGTCTCCCGCTGATCTACACACAGGTTGTCTGACCATGAAACTTTTCTTCATGTTATCCTCAGCTCCAGAGAGTGGGATGGTGCGGATCCGTATGACAGAAGCCGGCTGCAAAAATGCAGCGAGGACGGTGAATTCTGGTGAGAAAACTCGAGCATTTTGCCTCTTATTTTTAAGAGACATGTTTTGCTTTTAGCATCTGATTAGGATGTGACCCCAAAACGGgggaaaactgaaaatgaaatgaaatgaaaactgacAGTGGAAATTCTTTGTCTGCCTCTTAGGATGTCGTTCAGCGACTTCCTGCGTGAGTTCAGCCGCCTGGAGATCTGTAACCTGACAGCCGACGCCCTGCAGAACAACCAGCTGAAGAAATGGAGCACTTCACTTTACCAGGGCGAATGGAGGAAAGGCAGCACTGCTGGAGGCTGCAGGAACTTCCCAGGTATGACGTTTTCTCATGtacattttggaaatgtttattatttcaaagGTTTGAGATACAGTTTCACAGCACAGTACCCCTGTTACATTTGAAAACTGGTACGGGGGTAAAGAAAAGGAAGGGTATagaaggagggaggaaagaTTTGGATGAATTTACTGAAGGAATGTGTCTCCCATTTTAAGAAGTCGTCTTCAAACTATTGCATGCTTTTCAAAAATCTGATAGGCCCCATCATGACATGGGAATCTGttcattgtatattttgttcACCGCTGTGGCCTCAAACCTTGTGGTCTTATTGACAACATTACCCCATAACAACAATATAGTCTTCTCTCCAGCTTGATATGTAtctatatattttatacatcaCGTGCCATCTGACTTTATCACCtcttgttttcagcatctttttGGCTGAACCCACAGTTCAAGATTGCACTGCAGCACCCAGATAGTCCCACTAAACCAGACTGCACCTTTTTGGTTGCCCTCATGCAGAAGGATCGTAGGAAGAAACGACGAGAGGGTAAAGACATGGAGACCATCGGGTTTGCTGTTTATGAGGTTAGATGTGCACAAGCAAACTCAACAACTCTGGTCTAAGCTACAACTGTAAAACCCTTGAATGCaacttaagtatttttttatttcttacagcTGACACgtcacactttttttctgtccttttttgttCCTCATCACTAATTTGTCTCATGTCTCTGTGCTTCACAGGTTCCAAGTGAGGTATGAGCTTTACTACCTTCCACTTTGTTTACTCAGAAATAGGCATTTTAACTTGgtataagtttaaaaaataattaaaatctttaGCAAAATGCAGTTAAACTTTCCTGAAGAGCCTGTTGAACTCTCCTCTCAGTTTAAGGGCAAGTCAGGGGTCCACTTGAAGCGAGAGTTTTTCCTCACCCACGCCTCCAGTGCCCGCTCTGAGCTCTTCATCAACCTGAGAGAGGTCAGCTCGCGGTTGCAACTGCCGCCCGGAGAATACATCATCGTCCCCTCCACTTTTGATCCAGACAAAGAGGCCGACTTTGTCCTCAGAGTTTTCTCTGAGAAACCTGCAATGTCAGAGtgagtggggggaaaaaaaaacctttttacatGTTGAAGGACACAgttcctaaaaaacaaaacaaaacaaaaaaaaactgcaatgttgacaacaaaatacaatacaGCAACGATGAATATTCCACTGGTTAAAAATATGACCTAAAGAGCATCTTAAaagtgactttttctttttatttagggAGCTCGATGACAAAATTACATCCAATGTTCCTGCAGAGGTGAGAGGATGAGACAACCATCTAATACAACATGACCATAAATGATGTGTACTAaacttgtttctgtttcaggTTCGGCTCGACGAAAGTCAGATCGACGCAGGCTTTAAGAGTCTCTTCAGACAGCTGGCGGGAGCGGTAAGCACTCTCTTCCACTTGCACGAAGTAAAATGGTAATGTGCATAGTGGCATTTGATCTATTTTgccatctgtgtttgtgcaacAGGACATGGAGATCAGTGTGACAGAGCTGCAGACAATACTGAACAGAATCATCAGCAAACGTCAGTAACAGCAGAAATCAATTAGGAATTTATGGTCACCTCCCGCATTATAGAAAAGTTTGGTACTGCTTTTAAAAGTCTGTGCATCGTGTTGGTAAAAAGGCTTCTTTTCATGTCCCTCCTTTGATTTCTTCTGTTAACAGATAAAGACCTGAAGACAGATGGTTTTACTCAAGAAGCTTGCCGCAGTATGATAAACCTCATGGACGTATCCTTGAAATGGGTTAATGCAGctaaaaaagctttaaattttgttatcagctgcatgtatgtatgtatgtaactCGATGTAAACGGTCTTGTGATAATAGATACTAAAAAATAACAACTAATGTTTTTTCGCACTTGTTAACTGTGAAAAGTCAGTAATGGTCCTTAACTCCTCCGCTCAGACGGACGGCAGTGGGAAGCTCGGCCTGGTGGAGTTCCATGTGCTCTGGGAAAAGATTAAGCGATACCTGGTGAGACTAAACACTGATGGGTGGAGCAGGGAAATCAGTGTAAATATGGTTGATTGTGTTTCTCTTCAttctttgtgttatttcttctgtttttgtcgCCACAACAGACCATATTCAGGGA harbors:
- the capn1 gene encoding calpain-1 catalytic subunit, whose product is MVEEPILATGMAARLRSQWDRDEGLGQNHMAVKFLGQDYESLKAQCLQSGRMFEDNLFPCDATSLGFKELGPRSSKTYGVRWMRPTEICRRPEFIVDGATRTDICQGALGDCWLLAAIASLTLNDNILHRVVPHGQSFSSGYAGIFHFQFWQFGEWVDVVIDDRLPVKDGKLLFVHSAEGTEFWSALLEKAYAKLNGCYEALSGGSTSEGFEDFTGGVTEMYELQKAPSDLYSIIRRAIDRGSLLGCSIDITSSTDMEAVTFKKLVKGHAYSVTGVEEVTYRGSKTKLVRIRNPWGEVEWTGAWSDNSREWDGADPYDRSRLQKCSEDGEFWMSFSDFLREFSRLEICNLTADALQNNQLKKWSTSLYQGEWRKGSTAGGCRNFPASFWLNPQFKIALQHPDSPTKPDCTFLVALMQKDRRKKRREGKDMETIGFAVYEVPSEFKGKSGVHLKREFFLTHASSARSELFINLREVSSRLQLPPGEYIIVPSTFDPDKEADFVLRVFSEKPAMSEELDDKITSNVPAEVRLDESQIDAGFKSLFRQLAGADMEISVTELQTILNRIISKHKDLKTDGFTQEACRSMINLMDTDGSGKLGLVEFHVLWEKIKRYLTIFREFDYDKSGTMSSYEMRMALESAGFKLTNHLFQLIILRYTEEDMSVDFDNFVTCLVRLETMFKTFKTFDTNGDGQITLNFFQWISLTMFA